CTCTTTTACTCCGAATttaaagatatatttttctctctttccttttccttttttttttttttagtatttcgTAAGGTTGAACTCCCCTGACCAAGGTCAGTAGTATTTCTAAAATTGATAATGTCTTCGCAGCAATTCCCGAATTATACTTCGGCGGAAAGTTGTTTTGCACAAGAGTTAGTTCCGTTTAATAGTTCCACAAGCAAaccaaatatttttaattcaacaGATAGTTGACTAACCTTCACAGCCAAGACCACGATGTCTTTTGACAGTATTCCACGAGCGAGTTCTCCCATTGCAATCGCGACAAAAACACTTTCTTTTCGACATTTATTCGCGCCGTCACCTGAAAAAGGCTACGCCTTTATCAACAAGGAAAGAAACTACAAACTAAACAATTGAAGTCTTCCTTAAAAAATATTGGCAACTTTTTGAGATTACAGCGTCGTGAACTTTCTTTGCAACATCATGACGTGTACGCCTCCAGGCCAATGATCATCCAACAGCACATCAAGTTAGCCAATCACCGACGAACACATCATAGCAGCGCGAAAATCGTCGTAGACTAGTAAAATcaatttcttgttgttgtttctttccaTGTTACAGTCAAtcgttttttaaatttttgacttttcttcaatttgacatttaacattttttttgtaatggCCACCAACGCAGAAAAAAATGGTTCAGTCTCTACTGGCTGATGAGAAGGCAAAAACACTTTTGCAAAACCTCATTTCGGAGACTATTAGACCAAAGGTAAGACGCACATCAATTTTCAATTACATTTCCAGTGATTTTTTCTGACTGTAGCTGGCTTCTCAATTCTAGTTTTTACATATTCTCTTTTCCTAGGATATGTTACCATCTGAGGCTATTTCCCTGGTGAGCTGTTAAACCTTTACCACTTATAAATTGAGAGCTAGGAATATTTTTAATAACGTGAATGTAagctttaatttatttttcgtaCATCCAATATTTTCGTCAAATTCGGCATATGTTTGAAAAAGATATAAAGGGCAAATTATCAACCCTAGAGTTATGAATGCATGGAAATGATTTGAATTTCAAATATGTATATATCAGGTGCATTTTTATTAGGTCacctttttttgtgtgtgttaagttaaaaaaaaaattgaatgaagATATTTAGCGCATTGACCGCAAGCAAAGCTTTGAGTTTTCACAATGAAGTTATTTGGAACTCTTAGGAAATCATGAGGGATGCATGGATAGAGTTTGAAGATCAACTTGATCCTGCAAATGGTAGGAATAAACTATAAAATCAGTGTTTAAATTCACGTTCAAATATTTCACTTAGTCCAACTAAGTTCATGATAAAATTTTGTTGTGTTACCTTTAGTGCAATGGGGCGACGTCTCACCCGAATTGGTGGACGATATGGTTGGTTACATAAGGCAATTAGCCCGAGGCGATGAGACATCAACACCTAAAGAAATCCCTCGGCCAGTAATCATAACCAGAATTAAGCGATATTATCGTGCTCAgcggcaacaaaaaaaaacagcttcgTCACCCAATCGACGAAGGCGAAGACGCTTTCAGAACAGGAAAAACCGCTTGACAATGGTAAGATTTCCCATACTGAATGGATCTTTATGTGCTTTATTTGAAGTCAGGACTGGTTTCTTAACTTCTAAAATACAATTATGACGGAAATTTTGTTTAGAATCGCATAGTTAAAATTAAACTCCCGATCTGAATGGCTATGGAAGAGAGGGTATTTGTATGACATAGAGGTCAAAATTATTGAATGCTGATTGaccaatgaagagagtatttttttggcttaattttgctttgtgaagagggTAAAactactcgctcacgattggtcctcaggtcgcctagaaacagctcattcaatcgagaggttgtttttctgcaacaatggcgtctcgtttcgagttAGTTTATAATACTGGAAGCTTTGGATAGGCCTGGCTGTAGCCAACTTCAAGTCAAAGAGTTGAAGAAGTTGGTGGAAACAACTAATCCAATTCCAAAGTCTCCAGTAGTACCCACCCCCCCTAGTGTAGTTATTGTGCCTGAATCACCACTTTCCAGTAATTCCGATACATTCTAAACTGAAGAGGAATTCATggtgataatttttttcataacaGTATGTGAGTTTTGGTTGGAGACCCCACTCTCTTTGTACAATTTTGATATTTGTACtcagtattaaaaaaaaggatgtgATACATTGGTCTAACCActattttgaacaaaattattGGTGCTTGAATATTGAAAATGATCCCTCAAAAATGAGGTTATCTTTCTCTtcaaaatgacaatttcatgtaatgaaatcaaattttaaACTGGTCATGCAATCAACATCGGGTGCAGAACATGTAAGATACATAGGCAGGATTTGTATGCTCTCTATTGGACTGAAGAAGCATTGTAAAGAGACCAATGCTTGGAAAAAATCTTTACATTTAAATTAGAAGGTATTACCCTATATCGCTTTCTTTTCTATGCTTGTTCAAGTCCAATCGTGGGAATATGAATCCAGTCTATTTCATGAGATAAGTAAAGGATAGAAGAACAACGAGAGAGTGGAATGTTCCTCTTCATTTTAGAATTTTATACATTCAAATTCTGTGTGAGCTTGTTTTTGGCTGAAAGCATATTTTTTATGATAAAATACACTCTTGGCCCTATTCAAGACACATTGTACctctttttggaaaaaaaatttgactTTATCCTCTTGAAAATTTggttaaaacaaaacatcattaattttgttagaTGACAGCTAGATGTGGCATGATTCTATTCCTGATCAGAAGTCACAAATAACTTTGCATGTGTGGTAAATCTGTTTGTGACATTAACTCAGGCATTAGCCTTATTGCCCATTCTGACTATGGCAATCATGAATATAGTTTGTTGCTATTGACACAGAATGTGAATATTCAAAATACaggtttcttcattttattgaaattcTTCATTATCTATATGAGTTATGGTAATTATATTCCTTTATTAGCTTATAATGCATATCCCTTTATTAGCTGATAATGCCAGGAAGAGACACACCTTTAGATTTGAAGACATCATATTTTGCGACTTGTTTTTTCATCGATTGTCTAATATTAGATCAATGAATATTGTTTTCCTTGTCATTTCTGAGATCTTTATTACCAtagttttttttgcattacCTATTCTTTTTTAACATGCATTGATTGTATTTGCTCTGAGAAGAAATTTCTatccaaaaaagaaaggaaataattatCTTGTCTCCGCTGAAAATTCTATTACTGAGCAGATACAAACATGGTAACAATATGTGGTAACAGGATGACTCAAAATTACTTGCGTGACAATAACAATTTGTCATGTATTTGTAATAATCTAGTGCTTTCCAGAGAGGAGCTTTTTTATGGTTTTGCATTTACTAGTATGTAACTTCTGGTTTGGGTTACATTGAAACCCAGATTGAAATATTATAAAAGCATCAAACATTTTGgttgatatttttattttagtaaaatccaacaagtggtgtatcatcaatgctgtgttctgattggttgagctactagtaggctatatgttatagcccactagtggcgaaaagcgcccgccatatttgtaatgttttggcggtaaaaaaggattggtgtccagctttaacttggaaaagatgtttagtctcgatgtTATTTTGAGCGActatagttggattttactaaaacaattattcctctcgccctcatggcctctgagtctgTCTCCCATTCGGTCTTCGGCCTCACGGGCTATTGACTCGTAGCCCATTCGGACGCGATGAATAATAATTCATTGTTAAAGATCAACATTGCAAAGTAACATTTTCACTAGTATACAATATGCCTGGAGATGGttaaattaaatgtaaattGTTAACCATAGATTATCATACTGAAATGATTGCACAAtaagtataattttattattactatcaatGATCCAGGGATACCCAGAGATAAGCTTAAAACGCTTGAAACTATGGGGTAATTACTGATCCTTGtatataatttttataataattattattttgcactTGATTGATGTTCATAGCCATTGTTCGTAGCTATCACAGGTTGGAGATCAGGTTAAGTTATAAAGATTTGTATTTTgataaatgtaaaataaaattattgtttttatcgATGCTAAATTCAATGCCTTTTAAACAAATTTGCTGGTGTTTGATTTTAGCATTGATAATAGGATATCATTATTTGAAATAAAGATCTGTAAATATGGCCTGTGACCTGAAAATTTAAACCAATTTGTGTGTCAGTTTGAACCCTAGCAATAATTTCAGCTCCTCAGATAAAATCATGGCTATGATTCTAGGCATGATTATCACTCCCCACTTCAAATCATGGCAATGATTCTTCTCAATGTAAACCCTGGCTATGATTGTAGGCATGATTATCACTCTCCACTTCAAATCATAGCAATGATTCTTGTCAATGCAAACCATAGCTATGATTCTAGACATGATCATCACCCTCCAACTCAAATCATGGCAATGGTTCTTGTCAATACAAATCATAGCTATGATTCTAGACACTATTAGCATTCTTCAATGGAAATCATACTTATGGTTTTTGTCAATATCAACCATAGTTATGATTCTACACATGATTCCTGTCCTGAAGTTCAAATCATAGTTATGGTTCATGTCAATAAGAACCATAGCATTGATTCTGAACATGATTTTCATACCCGTCATAAAATCATAATGATGATTAAGAGCTCATAAATAATCATAGTATGATGCTCTGGGTACAGATCAAATCAAACTATGATTCATAGCTGACAATCAATCATCACATGAATCATACCACATGATTCAATAGATCGAATTCCCAGGTAACtaggcacacaactgtaaaaaggtctattgtcaATGAATGGTCTGTTGCACATTCATATTATCCCTGGTAAATTATGTAATTGATCCTCTATTTCCCTGTGGAGGTACAGTATTCTTATTCATCACAGACCAGTCGTGCCTGTTATGGTCTCAAATCTTCTGCACATGAAAATTACACAAGATTTATGACTGAGAAGAAACTACTGCCCTTGTAATATGGGATGAAAATGGTCCATTTACATGATCTTCATGTATGTATACTCCATCTGGCTAGTGACCAATTGGGTAATGTTGGTAAAAGCCAATTCTACTGATAGTTTGGCTGACTTTGCATTATTGACACCTTAATGGACGTCATACatcatttgttgtttttttcttctcagaTTTCCTATATGATCTCAGCTTGGGCAAGAATGTGCAAGATATTTGGCACAGAATTTACACAGTACCTTCCTCTTGTAATGCCATCTGTGATGAAAGCAGCATCAATTAAACCTGAAGTAGCTGTCATTGACGGTTTGTCTagaatttcattgttttcaatgcaaaaaataatcattttgcTTCGTCTTTTTAAAGGTAGTAGAAGTTATTGTATCATCAACTTTATGAAATTAGAACTATTGAAGCCATTTGGTTAGGTATAGTTGCCTGTTGTCTGAAGTTTTATCTTTTCACATAATGTACATCGGACACTCCACATGATAACAGTATGCAGTATTCATtctttatacatttattttttcatAAGCCTGTTTGTCTCTTCTTTTTTCAGCTGTGATCTTTGTTTATATTTTATCACTGGCActgaaattttcttgtttcttcttctcTCTATTTATCTCCAGCTGATGATCCTAAAAGTGGTCAGTATTCTGAAGATGAAGGATGGCAGTTTATTACACTTGGTGATCAGGTAGTAATTTGATTTAGAGCCGTTGACGCACTTAAGGAATCAAACTGTTGTGTAAAATGAAATCACTCACAACAAAATCGCTGAGTAAGTCTTAGTTGTGACAGACAGGAATAAGCATTGGGCTTTTTCTCTGCACGGATAAAAATTCTAGTAAACCCCCATTGACTAGAATATTTCATTATGCTTGGAATGTTTGAAAACTAAAGGAGAGACAAATCCTCACACTCTTTGCTTTCATTCATAGCAAAAGTTTGGTATCAAGACAGCTGGTCTGGCAGACAAGAGTACAGCTTGTCAAATGTTGGTGTGTTATGCAAGGGAACTCAAAGAAGGCTTTGCCCCTTACACTGAACAAGTAGTCAAGTTAATGGTTCCTTTACTCAAATTCTACTTCCATGATCTTGTACGTACAGCTGCTGCAGAGTCGCTTCCTTTCCTACTGGAGTGTGCTAAGATCAAGGGTGATGCGTATGTTCGACAGATGTGGGCATTCATGTGCCCTGAAGTCCTTAAAGCTATGAGTGCTGAACCAGAGCCAGAAGTTCAGATATTGATCATGGGTGCTCTGGCTCAATGCATACAGACTTTAGGATTAGGTTGCATGTCACCTGATTATTTCACTGAACTCCGAACTGTGCTTCATGACGTTATTGAGCTGCATAAGAACAGAGAAATGGAAAGGCAACGTGAGTATCGCATAGTTTTCTTTCGTGCTGTTTCTTTAGTTAAGCTTTGGGTTCTTGTTGAATAAACCTTTGAATGCTTTATCAGCTGTTGTGAGGTGAAAAGGAAGTGGCCATAATTAGTTTGACTACAAACTACAACTAGAAAATTGCGGGCTTCCCCTTGTTTTTGGTTTTATTATAACAGAGAGAAGAAAGGAAGAGGATTATGACGAAGAAGTTGAGGAAGATTTACAAGATGAGGTACAACTAAATGCACAATTTGACTGTTTTGTGTCCAGTTTTACATCATCCAGACAAAACATGCACCTTGGAAAGTCGATCTTTAATCTTTGTATCTATCTCTTTGTAATTTAACCTGATTTTTTAGTGGATCTGTCagtttgagttttttttttcatgttttttttttgtcctcttCAGCACGAGACTGATGTTCACATACTGAGTAAGGTGAGCAT
Above is a genomic segment from Acropora muricata isolate sample 2 chromosome 1, ASM3666990v1, whole genome shotgun sequence containing:
- the LOC136917695 gene encoding importin-5-like isoform X1 encodes the protein MLPSEAISLEIMRDAWIEFEDQLDPANVQWGDVSPELVDDMVGYIRQLARGDETSTPKEIPRPVIITRIKRYYRAQRQQKKTASSPNRRRRRRFQNRKNRLTMISYMISAWARMCKIFGTEFTQYLPLVMPSVMKAASIKPEVAVIDADDPKSGQYSEDEGWQFITLGDQQKFGIKTAGLADKSTACQMLVCYARELKEGFAPYTEQVVKLMVPLLKFYFHDLVRTAAAESLPFLLECAKIKGDAYVRQMWAFMCPEVLKAMSAEPEPEVQILIMGALAQCIQTLGLGCMSPDYFTELRTVLHDVIELHKNREMERQQRRKEEDYDEEVEEDLQDEHETDVHILSKVADIMHALFGTHKEAVLPFFEQLLPDFHSLLAPNGSAANKQWSLCVFDDVIEHTGSASFKYQEYFLRPMMNYVVDGIADVRQAACYGCGMMAQFGGEEYINACAEVVPLLFQVINAQDSRSRENVNATENAISAVAKICKYNRGNIALNEVVPALIDALPITEDKEEAPHVYGYLCDLIEGNSPLALGENNKNLPRILQIFAEVFVHDVLSDDETARKRVLSITRQIQSAGDMWTACVGQLTEDHQEALKKALEEES